The proteins below come from a single Columba livia isolate bColLiv1 breed racing homer chromosome 26, bColLiv1.pat.W.v2, whole genome shotgun sequence genomic window:
- the ADGRB2 gene encoding adhesion G protein-coupled receptor B2 isoform X6, with the protein MTAAGPLLLAVISSVLWFTWGFDPAPSACSALASGVLYGSFSLKDLFPTISSGCSWTLENPDPTKYSLYLRFNREEQVCTHFSPMVLPLDHYLANYTCDPRGEATSPPPAHQRPEEEEEEAELELCEGTGPFTFLHFDKNFVQLCLAAEPEAAPRLLAPQALEFRFVEVLLINNNNSSQFTCSVLCRWLEECLQAPGTRRCGFTHAGCSCQAGTPPAPRRNGTRHSARTPAPPPAASDCCPPDLHSANANDIDLPEVPHGNEIEENLKVKTQWPRSADEPGVYMAQTGDPAAEEWSQWSVCSLTCGQGSQVRTRSCVSSPYGTLCSGLLRETRTCNNTATCPVRGAWEEWSPWSLCSVTCGRGARTRTRHCAAPRRGGKACEGPELQAKPCSIATCPVEGQWLEWGAWSRCSVTCANGTQQRTRKCSVAAHGWAECRGAHADARECSNPSCPTDSKWGPWNHWSLCSKTCDTGWQRRFRMCEGTGVQGYPCEGSGEEVKTCNEKKCPAYHEMCKDEYVMLMSWKKTAAGEIIYNKCPPNATGSASRRCLLSPHGVAYWGVPSFARCISHEYRYLHLSLREHLAKGQRVLAGEGMSQVVRSLLELMARKTYYSGDLLFSVEILRNVTDTFKRATYTPSSEDVQRFFQVVSYMVDAENRDKWEDAQQVSPGSVHLMKVVEDFIHLVGDALKAFQSSLIVTDNLVISIQREPVSAVSSDINFPMKGRRGMKDWARSSEDKLFIPREVLSLTSAETEESSHFVIGAVLYRTLGLILPPPRPPLAVTSKVLMVTVRPPTKPVEPLVLVELSHIINGTSHPQCVTWDYSRTDAGLGNWDTESCQTLETLPAHTKCQCRQLATFAVLAQLPRDLAMDPSGTPSVPLMIGCAVSCMALLTLLVIYAAFWRFIKSERSIILLNFCVSILASNILILVGQSQMLSKGVCTMTAAFLHFFFLSSFCWVLTEAWQSYLAVIGRIRTRLVRKRFLCLGWGLPALVVAVSVGFTRTKGYGTASYCWLSLEGGLLYAFVGPAAVIVLVNMLVGIIVFNKLMSRDGISDKSKKQRAGSKPPPCGNLLLKCTKCGVVSSAAMTSATASSAMASLWSSCVVLPLLALTWMSAVLAMTDRRSILFQVLFAVFNSVQGFVIITVHGFLRREVQDVVKCQMGGCRSEENENSPDSCKNGQVQILTDFEKDVDLACQTVLFKEVNTCNPATITGTLSRISLDGDEDPKLNTTSEGGLGFSSLPGNIPPPSILVQVPKMTPNVVAGLSELGEPPVQHLETPGPVYLCTESSLRPLEYGWLRGPPEPPRESDYMVLPRRTGSLKPFPREESTHVPSTEEGVPGGTGRPTAEGDAYPSFVAVDHVNVNLNQPYGTVKAPYGLQFKQHPTVRQILASELSERSRTMPRTVPGSAMKVGSLERKRLRYSDLDFEKVMHTRKRHSELYHELNQKFHTLDRYRAPAAGSSKREKRWSVSSGGGEKSTATDAASPEEQRPQAPAAPPKPWSTFKAMTLGSLPSAQRDRLELHRADWEGPCAGLDTADGDFQTEV; encoded by the exons ATGACCGCTGCTGGTCCCCTCTTACTGGCTGTGATATCGTCTGTCCTGTGGTTCACGTGGGGCTTCGACCCGGCTCCCAGCGCCTGCTCCGCTCTGGCCTCCGGCGTCCTCTACGGCTCCTTCTCCCTCAAGGACCTTTTCCCCACCATCTCCTCCGGCTGCTCCTGGACCCTGGAGAACCCCGACCCCACCAAGTACTCGCTCTACCTCCGCTTCAACCGGGAGGAGCAGGTCTGCACCCACTTCTCGCCCATGGTGCTGCCGCTCGACCATTACCTGGCCAACTACACCTGTGACCCCCGCGGCGAGGCCACCAGCCCCCCGCCTGCCCACCAGCGccccgaggaggaggaggaggaagccgAGCTGGAGCTGTGCGAAGGCACGGGGCCCTTCACCTTCCTCCATTTCGACAAGAACTTTGTGCAGCTGTGCCTGGCGGCCGAGCCCGAGGCGGCCCCCCGCCTCCTGGCCCCACAAGCCCTGGAATTCCGTTTCGTGGAGGTGCTGCtcatcaacaacaacaactccAGCCAGTTCACCTGCAGCGTGCTCTGCCGCTGGCTGGAGGAGTGTCTGCAGGCGCCCGGCACCCGCCGCTGCGGCTTCACCCACGCCGGCTGCAGCTGCCAGGCGGGGACCCCCCCGGCACCACGGCGCAACGGCACCCGGCACAGCGCCCGCACACCCGCCCCACCGCCTGCTGCCAGCGACTGCTGCCCCCCGGACCTGCATTCTGCGAATGCCAATGATATCGACCTGCCCGAGGTCCCGCACG gcaATGAGATTGAGGAGAACCTGAAGGTGAAAACCCAGTGGCCACGGTCGGCAGACGAGCCAGGTGTCTACATGGCCCAGACAG GGGACCCAGCGGCAGAGGAATGGTCCCAGTGGAGCGTGTGCTCGCTGACGTGTGGACAGGGCTCCCAGGTGCGGACGCGCTCCTGCGTCTCCTCGCCCTATGGAACGCTGTGCAGCGGGCTGCTCCGTGAGACGCGCACCTGCAACAACACGGCCACCTGTCCAG TTCGTGGTGCCTGGGAGGAGTGGTCCCCATGGAGCCTGTGCTCAGTGACCTGCGGGCGAGGGGCCAGGACCAGGACGCGGCACTGCGCGGCCCCGCGGCGCGGAGGGAAAGCCTGCGAGGGCCCCGAGCTGCAGGCCAAGCCCTGCAGTATCGCGACCTGCCCGG TGGAAGGGCAGTGGCTGGAGTGGGGCGCCTGGAGCCGCTGCTCCGTCACCTGTGCCAACGGCACGCAGCAGCGGACGCGCAAGTGCAGCGTCGCGGCCCATGGCTGGGCCGAGTGCCGGGGGGCCCACGCCGACGCCCGGGAGTGCTCCAACCCCAGCTGTCCCA ctgACAGCAAATGGGGTCCCTGGAACCACTGGAGCCTCTGCTCCAAGACGTGTGACACCGGCTGGCAGCGCCGGTTCCGCATGTGCGAGGGCACGGGCGTGCAGGGCTACCCCTGCGAGGGCAGCGGCGAGGAGGTGAAGACCTGCAACGAGAAGAAGTGTCCAG CCTACCACGAGATGTGCAAGGACGAGTATGTGATGCTGATGAgctggaagaaaacagctgCCGGGGAGATCATCTACAACAAGTGTCCCCCCAACGCCACAG GGTCTGCCAGCCGCCGGTGCCTGCTGAGCCCCCATGGCGTTGCCTACTGGGGGGTGCCCAGCTTCGCCCGCTGCATCTCCCACGAGTACCGATACTTGCATCTCTCA CTGCGGGAGCACCTGGCCAAGGGGCAGCGAGTGCTGGCGGGCGAGGGGATGTCGCAGGTGGTGCGGAGTCTGCTGGAGCTCATGGCCCGCAAGACCTACTACAGCGGGGACCTGCTCTTCTCCGTGGAGATCCTGCGCAATGTCACCGACACCTTCAAGAGGGCCACCTACACCCCGTCCTCCGAGGACGTGCAG CGCTTCTTCCAGGTGGTGAGCTACATGGTGGACGCGGAGAACCGTGACAAGTGGGAGGATGCCCAACAG GTCTCGCCTGGGTCAGTGCACCTGATGAAGGTGGTGGAGGACTTCATCCATCTGGTGGGGGATGCACTGAAGGCTTTCCAGAGCTCCCTCATCGTCACCGACAACCTGG TGATCAGCATCCAGAGGGAGCCCGTCTCCGCCGTCTCCAGCGACATCAACTTCCCCATGAAGGGGCGACGGGGCATGAAGGATTGGGCCCGCAGCTCCGAGGACAAACTCTTCATCCCGCGGGAGGTGCTCAGCCTCACGTCTGCTG AAACAGAGGAGTCATCCCACTTTGTCATCGGGGCCGTGCTGTACCGCACGCTGGGGCTGATCCTGCCCCCACCCAG GCCCCCCCTGGCTGTCACCTCCAAGGTGCTGATGGTGACAGTGCGCCCGCCAACCAAACCCGTGGAGCCCCTGGTCCTGGTGGAGCTGTCCCACATCATCAAC GGCACGTCCCACCCGCAGTGCGTCACCTGGGACTACTCGAGGAC GGACGCTGGCTTGGGAAACTGGGACACGGAGAGCTGCCAAACCCTGGAGACCCTCCCCGCGCACACCAAATGCCAGTGCCGCCAGCTCGCCACCTTCGCCGTCCTCGCCCAGCTGCCCAGGGACCTG GCCATGGACCCCTCGGGCACCCCCTCGGTGCCGCTGATGATCGGCTGCGCCGTCTCCTGCATGGCCCTGCTGACCCTGCTGGTGATCTACGCTGCCTTctggag GTTCATCAAGTCGGAGCGCTCCATCATCCTGCTCAATTTCTGCGTCTCCATCCTGGCCTCCAACATCCTCATCCTTGTGGGCCAGTCCCAGATGCTCAGCAAG ggcGTGTGCACCATGACGGCCGCCTTCCTCCACTTCTTCTTCCTCTCGTCCTTCTGCTGGGTGCTGACGGAGGCCTGGCAGTCCTACCTGGCGGTGATCGGCCGGATCCGGACACGCCTGGTCAGGAAGCGTTTCCTCTGCTTGGGATGGG GGTTGCCAGCACTTGTGGTCGCCGTCTCTGTCGGCTTCACACGGACCAAAGGCTACGGGACAGCGAGCTA CTGCTGGCTCTCGCTGGAGGGGGGTTTGCTCTACGCCTTCGTGGGACCCGCTGCTGTCATCGTGCTG GTGAACATGCTAGTCGGCATCATCGTGTTCAACAAGCTCATGTCCCGTGACGGCATTTCAGATAAGTCCAAAAAGCAGCGAGCTGG CTCCAAGCCCCCCCCCTGCGGCAACCTGCTGCTGAAATGCACCAAGTGCGGCGTGGTGTCCAGCGCGGCCATGACCTCCGCCACCGCCAGCAGTGCCAT GGCATCGCTGTGGAGCTCCTGCGTGGTCCTGCCTCTGCTGGCGCTGACCTGGATGTCGGCCGTGCTCGCCATGACCGACCGGCGCTCCATCCTCTTCCAGGTCCTCTTCGCCGTCTTCAACTCCGTCCAGGGCTTCGTCATCATCACCGTGCACGGGTTCCTGCGCCGAGAG GTCCAGGACGTGGTGAAGTGTCAGATGGGGGGGTGCAGGAGTGAGGAGAATGAAAACTCACCCGACTCCTGCAAGAACGGGCAGGTGCAGATCCTG aCAGATTTTGAAAAGGACGTTGACCTGGCGTGTCAGACAG TGCTGTTCAAGGAGGTGAACACCTGCAACCCCGCCACCATCACCGGCACCTTGTCCCGCATCTCCTTGGATGGAGATGAAGACCCCAAACTCAACACCACCTCGGAGGGTGGCCTGGGCTTCTCCAGCCTGCCAGGGAACATCCCACCCCCCAGCATCCTGGTCCAGGTCCCCAAGATGACGCCCAACGTGGTGGCAGGTCTGAGTGAGCTGGGTGAGCCACCAGTGCAGCACCTGGAGACGCCGGGTCCCGTCTACTTGTGCACAGAGAGCAGCCTGCGGCCCCTGGAGTACGGCTGGCTGCGGGGCCCCCCCGAGCCCCCCCGGGAGAGTGACTACATGGTGCTGCCTCGCCGGACCGGCAGCCTCAAGCCCTTTCCGCGGGAGGAAAGCACCCACGTTCCCAGCACTGAAGAGGGGGTGCCCGGCGGGACGGGGCGCCCGACGGCAGAGGGGGATGCGTACCCCAGCTTCGTTGCGGTGGACCATGTCAATGTGAACTTGAACCAGCCCTACGGGACGGTGAAGGCTCCCTACGGTCTGCAGTTCAAGCAGCACCCCACCGTACGGCAGATCCTGGCCTCAGAGCTGTCGGAGCGCAGCCGCACCATGCCCCGCACTGTCCCCGGCTCCGCCATGAAAGTGGGGTCCCTGGAG AGGAAGAGGTTGCGATATTCTGATCTGGACTTCGAG AAGGTGATGCACACACGGAAGCGTCACTCCGAGCTCTATCACGAGCTCAACCAGAAGTTTCACACGTTGGACCGGTACCGAGCCCCGGCTGCTGGCTCCTCCAAG CGAGAAAAGCGGTGGAGCGTCTCGTCGGGTGGCGGGGAGAAGAGCACGGCCACT GACGCAGCCAGCCCCGAGGAGCAGCGGCCGCAGGCGCCAGCCGCGCCGCCCAAGCCGTGGAGCACGTTCAAGGCAATGACACTGGGGTCCCTGCCCAGCGCCCAGCGGGACCGGCTGGAGCTGCACCGTGCCGACTGGGAAGGCCCCTGCGCCGGGCTGGACACGGCCGATGGCGACTTCCAGACGGAGGTGTGA
- the ADGRB2 gene encoding adhesion G protein-coupled receptor B2 isoform X4 has protein sequence MLGWTMGRAASPGPAPTQPSGLGCCGTLMLFHGSLERGPANSSPTTMLSFGLALGHPAQLPNVRGSVAPRCSRGPLCPPPLSFRLFILDVLQEWDGARSLLLLEAPWKFPVDLGLAETGKCHRMTAAGPLLLAVISSVLWFTWGFDPAPSACSALASGVLYGSFSLKDLFPTISSGCSWTLENPDPTKYSLYLRFNREEQVCTHFSPMVLPLDHYLANYTCDPRGEATSPPPAHQRPEEEEEEAELELCEGTGPFTFLHFDKNFVQLCLAAEPEAAPRLLAPQALEFRFVEVLLINNNNSSQFTCSVLCRWLEECLQAPGTRRCGFTHAGCSCQAGTPPAPRRNGTRHSARTPAPPPAASDCCPPDLHSANANDIDLPEVPHGNEIEENLKVKTQWPRSADEPGVYMAQTGDPAAEEWSQWSVCSLTCGQGSQVRTRSCVSSPYGTLCSGLLRETRTCNNTATCPVEGQWLEWGAWSRCSVTCANGTQQRTRKCSVAAHGWAECRGAHADARECSNPSCPTDSKWGPWNHWSLCSKTCDTGWQRRFRMCEGTGVQGYPCEGSGEEVKTCNEKKCPAYHEMCKDEYVMLMSWKKTAAGEIIYNKCPPNATGSASRRCLLSPHGVAYWGVPSFARCISHEYRYLHLSLREHLAKGQRVLAGEGMSQVVRSLLELMARKTYYSGDLLFSVEILRNVTDTFKRATYTPSSEDVQRFFQVVSYMVDAENRDKWEDAQQVSPGSVHLMKVVEDFIHLVGDALKAFQSSLIVTDNLVISIQREPVSAVSSDINFPMKGRRGMKDWARSSEDKLFIPREVLSLTSAETEESSHFVIGAVLYRTLGLILPPPRPPLAVTSKVLMVTVRPPTKPVEPLVLVELSHIINGTSHPQCVTWDYSRTDAGLGNWDTESCQTLETLPAHTKCQCRQLATFAVLAQLPRDLAMDPSGTPSVPLMIGCAVSCMALLTLLVIYAAFWRFIKSERSIILLNFCVSILASNILILVGQSQMLSKGVCTMTAAFLHFFFLSSFCWVLTEAWQSYLAVIGRIRTRLVRKRFLCLGWGLPALVVAVSVGFTRTKGYGTASYCWLSLEGGLLYAFVGPAAVIVLVNMLVGIIVFNKLMSRDGISDKSKKQRAGSKPPPCGNLLLKCTKCGVVSSAAMTSATASSAMASLWSSCVVLPLLALTWMSAVLAMTDRRSILFQVLFAVFNSVQGFVIITVHGFLRREVQDVVKCQMGGCRSEENENSPDSCKNGQVQILTDFEKDVDLACQTVLFKEVNTCNPATITGTLSRISLDGDEDPKLNTTSEGGLGFSSLPGNIPPPSILVQVPKMTPNVVAGLSELGEPPVQHLETPGPVYLCTESSLRPLEYGWLRGPPEPPRESDYMVLPRRTGSLKPFPREESTHVPSTEEGVPGGTGRPTAEGDAYPSFVAVDHVNVNLNQPYGTVKAPYGLQFKQHPTVRQILASELSERSRTMPRTVPGSAMKVGSLERKRLRYSDLDFEKVMHTRKRHSELYHELNQKFHTLDRYRAPAAGSSKREKRWSVSSGGGEKSTATDAASPEEQRPQAPAAPPKPWSTFKAMTLGSLPSAQRDRLELHRADWEGPCAGLDTADGDFQTEV, from the exons ATGCTCGGATGGACCATGGGACGAGCCGCCAGCCCTGGTCCAGCGCCCACGCAGCCCTCGGGGCTGGGTTGCTGTGGTACCTTGATGCTTTTCCACGGGAGTTTGGAGCGGGGCCCTGCAAACTCATCTCCGACCACGATGCTGTCCTTTGGGCTGGCTCTGGGCCACCCAGCTCAGTTGCCAAACGTCAGAGGCTCCGTAGCTCCTCGGTGCTCGCGAGGGCCATTGTGTCCCCCCCCGCTTTCGTTCCGTCTGTTCATTCTTGATGTCCTCCAAGAGTGGGATGGAGCCAGGTCCcttcttctccttgaggcaCCTTGGAAGTTCCCGGTGGATCTGGGTCTGGCTGAGACA GGCAAATGCCATAGGATGACCGCTGCTGGTCCCCTCTTACTGGCTGTGATATCGTCTGTCCTGTGGTTCACGTGGGGCTTCGACCCGGCTCCCAGCGCCTGCTCCGCTCTGGCCTCCGGCGTCCTCTACGGCTCCTTCTCCCTCAAGGACCTTTTCCCCACCATCTCCTCCGGCTGCTCCTGGACCCTGGAGAACCCCGACCCCACCAAGTACTCGCTCTACCTCCGCTTCAACCGGGAGGAGCAGGTCTGCACCCACTTCTCGCCCATGGTGCTGCCGCTCGACCATTACCTGGCCAACTACACCTGTGACCCCCGCGGCGAGGCCACCAGCCCCCCGCCTGCCCACCAGCGccccgaggaggaggaggaggaagccgAGCTGGAGCTGTGCGAAGGCACGGGGCCCTTCACCTTCCTCCATTTCGACAAGAACTTTGTGCAGCTGTGCCTGGCGGCCGAGCCCGAGGCGGCCCCCCGCCTCCTGGCCCCACAAGCCCTGGAATTCCGTTTCGTGGAGGTGCTGCtcatcaacaacaacaactccAGCCAGTTCACCTGCAGCGTGCTCTGCCGCTGGCTGGAGGAGTGTCTGCAGGCGCCCGGCACCCGCCGCTGCGGCTTCACCCACGCCGGCTGCAGCTGCCAGGCGGGGACCCCCCCGGCACCACGGCGCAACGGCACCCGGCACAGCGCCCGCACACCCGCCCCACCGCCTGCTGCCAGCGACTGCTGCCCCCCGGACCTGCATTCTGCGAATGCCAATGATATCGACCTGCCCGAGGTCCCGCACG gcaATGAGATTGAGGAGAACCTGAAGGTGAAAACCCAGTGGCCACGGTCGGCAGACGAGCCAGGTGTCTACATGGCCCAGACAG GGGACCCAGCGGCAGAGGAATGGTCCCAGTGGAGCGTGTGCTCGCTGACGTGTGGACAGGGCTCCCAGGTGCGGACGCGCTCCTGCGTCTCCTCGCCCTATGGAACGCTGTGCAGCGGGCTGCTCCGTGAGACGCGCACCTGCAACAACACGGCCACCTGTCCAG TGGAAGGGCAGTGGCTGGAGTGGGGCGCCTGGAGCCGCTGCTCCGTCACCTGTGCCAACGGCACGCAGCAGCGGACGCGCAAGTGCAGCGTCGCGGCCCATGGCTGGGCCGAGTGCCGGGGGGCCCACGCCGACGCCCGGGAGTGCTCCAACCCCAGCTGTCCCA ctgACAGCAAATGGGGTCCCTGGAACCACTGGAGCCTCTGCTCCAAGACGTGTGACACCGGCTGGCAGCGCCGGTTCCGCATGTGCGAGGGCACGGGCGTGCAGGGCTACCCCTGCGAGGGCAGCGGCGAGGAGGTGAAGACCTGCAACGAGAAGAAGTGTCCAG CCTACCACGAGATGTGCAAGGACGAGTATGTGATGCTGATGAgctggaagaaaacagctgCCGGGGAGATCATCTACAACAAGTGTCCCCCCAACGCCACAG GGTCTGCCAGCCGCCGGTGCCTGCTGAGCCCCCATGGCGTTGCCTACTGGGGGGTGCCCAGCTTCGCCCGCTGCATCTCCCACGAGTACCGATACTTGCATCTCTCA CTGCGGGAGCACCTGGCCAAGGGGCAGCGAGTGCTGGCGGGCGAGGGGATGTCGCAGGTGGTGCGGAGTCTGCTGGAGCTCATGGCCCGCAAGACCTACTACAGCGGGGACCTGCTCTTCTCCGTGGAGATCCTGCGCAATGTCACCGACACCTTCAAGAGGGCCACCTACACCCCGTCCTCCGAGGACGTGCAG CGCTTCTTCCAGGTGGTGAGCTACATGGTGGACGCGGAGAACCGTGACAAGTGGGAGGATGCCCAACAG GTCTCGCCTGGGTCAGTGCACCTGATGAAGGTGGTGGAGGACTTCATCCATCTGGTGGGGGATGCACTGAAGGCTTTCCAGAGCTCCCTCATCGTCACCGACAACCTGG TGATCAGCATCCAGAGGGAGCCCGTCTCCGCCGTCTCCAGCGACATCAACTTCCCCATGAAGGGGCGACGGGGCATGAAGGATTGGGCCCGCAGCTCCGAGGACAAACTCTTCATCCCGCGGGAGGTGCTCAGCCTCACGTCTGCTG AAACAGAGGAGTCATCCCACTTTGTCATCGGGGCCGTGCTGTACCGCACGCTGGGGCTGATCCTGCCCCCACCCAG GCCCCCCCTGGCTGTCACCTCCAAGGTGCTGATGGTGACAGTGCGCCCGCCAACCAAACCCGTGGAGCCCCTGGTCCTGGTGGAGCTGTCCCACATCATCAAC GGCACGTCCCACCCGCAGTGCGTCACCTGGGACTACTCGAGGAC GGACGCTGGCTTGGGAAACTGGGACACGGAGAGCTGCCAAACCCTGGAGACCCTCCCCGCGCACACCAAATGCCAGTGCCGCCAGCTCGCCACCTTCGCCGTCCTCGCCCAGCTGCCCAGGGACCTG GCCATGGACCCCTCGGGCACCCCCTCGGTGCCGCTGATGATCGGCTGCGCCGTCTCCTGCATGGCCCTGCTGACCCTGCTGGTGATCTACGCTGCCTTctggag GTTCATCAAGTCGGAGCGCTCCATCATCCTGCTCAATTTCTGCGTCTCCATCCTGGCCTCCAACATCCTCATCCTTGTGGGCCAGTCCCAGATGCTCAGCAAG ggcGTGTGCACCATGACGGCCGCCTTCCTCCACTTCTTCTTCCTCTCGTCCTTCTGCTGGGTGCTGACGGAGGCCTGGCAGTCCTACCTGGCGGTGATCGGCCGGATCCGGACACGCCTGGTCAGGAAGCGTTTCCTCTGCTTGGGATGGG GGTTGCCAGCACTTGTGGTCGCCGTCTCTGTCGGCTTCACACGGACCAAAGGCTACGGGACAGCGAGCTA CTGCTGGCTCTCGCTGGAGGGGGGTTTGCTCTACGCCTTCGTGGGACCCGCTGCTGTCATCGTGCTG GTGAACATGCTAGTCGGCATCATCGTGTTCAACAAGCTCATGTCCCGTGACGGCATTTCAGATAAGTCCAAAAAGCAGCGAGCTGG CTCCAAGCCCCCCCCCTGCGGCAACCTGCTGCTGAAATGCACCAAGTGCGGCGTGGTGTCCAGCGCGGCCATGACCTCCGCCACCGCCAGCAGTGCCAT GGCATCGCTGTGGAGCTCCTGCGTGGTCCTGCCTCTGCTGGCGCTGACCTGGATGTCGGCCGTGCTCGCCATGACCGACCGGCGCTCCATCCTCTTCCAGGTCCTCTTCGCCGTCTTCAACTCCGTCCAGGGCTTCGTCATCATCACCGTGCACGGGTTCCTGCGCCGAGAG GTCCAGGACGTGGTGAAGTGTCAGATGGGGGGGTGCAGGAGTGAGGAGAATGAAAACTCACCCGACTCCTGCAAGAACGGGCAGGTGCAGATCCTG aCAGATTTTGAAAAGGACGTTGACCTGGCGTGTCAGACAG TGCTGTTCAAGGAGGTGAACACCTGCAACCCCGCCACCATCACCGGCACCTTGTCCCGCATCTCCTTGGATGGAGATGAAGACCCCAAACTCAACACCACCTCGGAGGGTGGCCTGGGCTTCTCCAGCCTGCCAGGGAACATCCCACCCCCCAGCATCCTGGTCCAGGTCCCCAAGATGACGCCCAACGTGGTGGCAGGTCTGAGTGAGCTGGGTGAGCCACCAGTGCAGCACCTGGAGACGCCGGGTCCCGTCTACTTGTGCACAGAGAGCAGCCTGCGGCCCCTGGAGTACGGCTGGCTGCGGGGCCCCCCCGAGCCCCCCCGGGAGAGTGACTACATGGTGCTGCCTCGCCGGACCGGCAGCCTCAAGCCCTTTCCGCGGGAGGAAAGCACCCACGTTCCCAGCACTGAAGAGGGGGTGCCCGGCGGGACGGGGCGCCCGACGGCAGAGGGGGATGCGTACCCCAGCTTCGTTGCGGTGGACCATGTCAATGTGAACTTGAACCAGCCCTACGGGACGGTGAAGGCTCCCTACGGTCTGCAGTTCAAGCAGCACCCCACCGTACGGCAGATCCTGGCCTCAGAGCTGTCGGAGCGCAGCCGCACCATGCCCCGCACTGTCCCCGGCTCCGCCATGAAAGTGGGGTCCCTGGAG AGGAAGAGGTTGCGATATTCTGATCTGGACTTCGAG AAGGTGATGCACACACGGAAGCGTCACTCCGAGCTCTATCACGAGCTCAACCAGAAGTTTCACACGTTGGACCGGTACCGAGCCCCGGCTGCTGGCTCCTCCAAG CGAGAAAAGCGGTGGAGCGTCTCGTCGGGTGGCGGGGAGAAGAGCACGGCCACT GACGCAGCCAGCCCCGAGGAGCAGCGGCCGCAGGCGCCAGCCGCGCCGCCCAAGCCGTGGAGCACGTTCAAGGCAATGACACTGGGGTCCCTGCCCAGCGCCCAGCGGGACCGGCTGGAGCTGCACCGTGCCGACTGGGAAGGCCCCTGCGCCGGGCTGGACACGGCCGATGGCGACTTCCAGACGGAGGTGTGA